The following proteins come from a genomic window of Pichia kudriavzevii chromosome 1, complete sequence:
- a CDS encoding uncharacterized protein (PKUD0A04030; similar to Saccharomyces cerevisiae YHR032W (ERC1); ancestral locus Anc_5.276), with product MTHQFTHTTSERRASTAIVGSVGRPGLFVPQDFIKYNKDQIGSALTSLEDGLDPDELEQDELEGGYPLYADEGNDSTNDNGNDNGNGNDDDPSMSSRLLTPHRPCHSNSFSNANSRRQSFLLSEEAALLKANRIPIRRLSTGLENTTSLYSSTNNSTGVAERSNAAEYNYISPNNICTDRVCDVENDEAIVESWDAAVKMGKLKTTVAIELKSISRSSIPLVITFLLQNSLSVCSILAVGHISSEALAGITLGSMTCNITAIATIAGLASSLDTFLPQAYGAKKYHLVGIIFQRCVVLIFTIMSLVCLSWWFFAERILINFLPDPKSANYATQYLKVNSFGIPGYILFETGKRFLQCQGIFDASTYVLFVCAPLNALMNYTLVWVMGLGFIGAPIAVSITYTLMAVGLYLYTTRTRNQINPMKCWTKFEISRVCRNWGELVKLSIPNLIMIVSEFLSFELMTLLSSYLGTKPLAAQSILATMASLTYQIPYGVSIGAGTRIANFLGAQLPESAFIACKSSFIFTLVIATLNCSIFLFGKGFIASIFTNDEEVIELSSRVFPWLAFMQIFDALNSTSAGCLRGQGLQRIGGYVNLFSYYIVGLPLAAFFAFSWPAAHPMGLSGLWAGSTVALIIIGCVQSYCVLNANFDQLVDDAIRRSNSY from the coding sequence ATGACACACCAGTTCACGCACACAACGTCGGAGAGAAGGGCATCAACGGCCATTGTGGGGTCTGTTGGGCGGCCCGGGTTATTTGTGCCACAGGATTTCATCAAGTACAACAAGGACCAGATTGGATCGGCACTAACAAGTTTGGAAGACGGGTTGGATCCTGACGAATTGGAACAGGACGAACTGGAGGGGGGCTATCCGCTGTACGCCGACGAGGGGAACGACAGTACCAATGACAACGGCAATGACAACGGCAATGGTAATGATGACGACCCTAGTATGTCTTCTCGGTTACTGACCCCACATCGTCCCTGCCATTCCAACTCCTTCTCCAATGCAAATTCAAGGAGACAGTCCTTCCTCTTGTCTGAGGAGGCGGCGCTTTTGAAGGCAAACAGGATTCCCATAAGACGTTTGTCAACTGGTCTAGAAAACACGACCTCGTTATACAGCTCCACAAATAACAGTACAGGTGTTGCCGAGAGAAGCAATGCCGCTGAATATAACTACATCTCTCCCAACAACATTTGCACGGACCGTGTCTGTGATGTCGAAAACGACGAGGCAATTGTAGAGTCATGGGATGCGGCCGTCAAGATGGGCAAATTAAAGACAACAGTGGCTATCGAACtgaaatcaatatcaaGATCGTCGATACCCTTGGTAATCACGTTTCTCTTACAGAACTCGCTTTCGGTTTGCTCGATTCTAGCAGTTGGTCATATCTCCTCAGAGGCATTGGCGGGAATCACTTTAGGATCAATGACTTGCAATATAACGGCCATTGCAACAATAGCAGGCTTGGCATCATCTTTAGACACTTTTTTACCCCAAGCTTATGGGGCGAAAAAGTACCATTTGGTTGGAATTATCTTCCAGAGGTGTGTCGTGCTGATCTTCACAATCATGTCACTTGTATGTCTCTCGTGGTGGTTTTTCGCCGAACGTATATTGATCAACTTCTTACCCGATCCGAAATCGGCCAATTATGCAACTCAGTATTTGAAGGTCAACTCGTTTGGTATTCCCGGGTATATATTGTTTGAAACAGGGAAACGATTCTTACAATGTCAGGGTATCTTTGACGCTTCAACATAcgttttgtttgtttgtgcTCCACTGAATGCACTCATGAATTATACCTTGGTCTGGGTCATGGGCTTGGGATTTATTGGCGCTCCCATTGCAGTCTCAATCACTTATACATTGATGGCCGTTGGCTTGTACTTATACACAACTAGAACcagaaatcaaatcaacCCCATGAAATGCTGGACGAAATTCGAAATTAGTAGAGTCTGCCGCAATTGGGGGGAATTGGTGAAATTgtcaattccaaatttgatTATGATTGTATCCGAGTTTTTATCCTTTGAATTGATGACGCTCCTTTCCTCGTATTTGGGGACAAAACCTCTGGCAGCCCAGTCGATCTTGGCAACGATGGCATCCTTGACTTATCAGATTCCATACGGAGTTTCAATTGGTGCAGGTACAAGAATCGCCAATTTCCTAGGAGCCCAACTGCCCGAGTCCGCCTTCATTGCTTGCAAATCCTCATTTATATTCACATTGGTCATTGCAACCTTAAACTGCTCTATATTTCTCTTTGGCAAAGGATTCATTGCTTCAATCTTTACAaacgatgaagaagttaTAGAACTATCGAGTAGGGTGTTCCCCTGGTTGGCCTTTATGCAAATATTCGATGCGCTAAATTCCACCTCGGCTGGCTGTTTACGTGGTCAAGGGTTGCAGAGAATAGGAGGATACGTGAATCTCTTCAGCTACTATATAGTCGGGCTACCATTGGCTGCATTCTTTGCATTCTCTTGGCCTGCAGCCCATCCAATGGGATTGTCTGGCTTGTGGGCGGGCTCAACGGTGGccctcatcatcattggaTGCGTGCAGAGCTATTGCGTGCTAAATGCCAATTTCGACCAACTAGTGGATGACGCAATCAGAAGAAGTAATTCCTATTGA
- a CDS encoding uncharacterized protein (PKUD0A04040) codes for MNSGESLWLENNNRMASGRLAKRQESKLSRFIRQFDSSNISPSHGGITTKTISAPIAFNHVAHIDATNYNHNRIDDMSLSNDVGQIQHTQLQDTGTGAEKPNVSHTPLVSHGQQGDLPLIRATSFGRTNPAPPPTRSVSRHMPTIPPSRSDHSINTMLQNHSRHNSVSTLPTTSIYTSTSSTSFRMSLASESSASIPPSPAIEDTKSRPLLLLNKSTDTFSPDEHTPTAVLFTSPPIYEEAESPPAPARRAPLPPISIDPIERFKSLVRKHNCVDKFSKSPSNANSNSNLALDLDLDLDIYQDSDTEGDEDTVKLEKLELSSPVEAVVAEFTFRKQLKEFTRTKNCRNSIMMMMKVEQDPSEREYLAKLLDKTQFEIRKFIETLNTRNSLAVSNMLEEDPKAFLDSVSFGDTDSIIDTDFQFNETESDFFKDLQIGCSCNTSLDSLRQLDL; via the coding sequence GGAGAATCGTTGTGGTTGGAAAATAACAACAGAATGGCCAGCGGGAGATTGGCCAAGAGACAAGAGTCCAAGTTGTCGAGATTCATCAGGCAGTTTGATTCCTCAAATATATCCCCCTCTCATGGTGGCATTACCACCAAGACGATTTCGGCGCCAATCGCCTTCAACCATGTGGCACATATTGATGCTACCAACTACAACCACAATCGCATCGACGACATGTCGCTCTCCAACGACGTAGGTCAAATACAACACACACAACTGCAAGACACGGGAACTGGTGCAGAGAAACCCAATGTCTCCCATACTCCTCTGGTCTCCCATGGCCAGCAGGGAGATTTACCTCTCATTAGGGCCACCTCCTTTGGAAGAACCAACCCTGCACCGCCTCCCACCAGAAGCGTCAGTCGACACATGCCAACCATACCGCCTTCAAGGTCAGATCATTCTATAAATACCATGCTTCAGAATCATTCGAGGCACAATTCCGTCTCCACACTGCCAACTACCAGCATCTACACTAGCACATCCTCCACTAGTTTTAGGATGAGTTTGGCCTCAGAATCCTCTGCATCGATCCCCCCTTCTCCAGCTATAGAAGACACCAAAAGCAGACCTCTTCTTTTGCTCAATAAATCAACAGATACTTTTAGCCCAGATGAACACACCCCCACTGCAGTGCTCTTCACGTCTCCTCCCATATACGAGGAGGCAGAGTCGCCTCCAGCACCTGCTAGGAGGGCACCGCTGCCTCCAATATCGATTGATCCAATTGAGAGGTTCAAGTCCCTGGTGCGAAAACACAACTGTGTTGACAAATTCTCAAAGTCACCTTCAAATGCAAActcaaactcaaatttaGCTTTAGATTTAGATCTGGATCTAGATATATATCAAGATTCGGACACAGAGGGAGACGAGGATACGGTCAAGCTAGAGAAACTTGAGTTGTCGTCTCCAGTGGAGGCTGTGGTTGCAGAGTTTACCTTTCGAAAACAGCTCAAGGAGTTTACAAGGACGAAAAACTGTCGGAATTCcataatgatgatgatgaaagtaGAGCAGGATCCGTCAGAGAGAGAGTACTTGGCCAAACTATTGGACAAGACCCAGTTTGAGATCCGCAAGTTTATAGAGACACTCAACACACGCAACTCGTTGGCAGTCTCAAATATGCTCGAGGAAGACCCAAAGGCATTCTTAGATTCTGTATCGTTTGGCGATACCGACTCCATTATTGACACGGACTTCCAATTCAACGAAACCGAGTCcgatttcttcaaagacCTCCAAATAGGGTGCAGTTGCAATACATCTCTTGACTCCCTCCGCCAGCTAGATTTGTAG